From the Euphorbia lathyris chromosome 6, ddEupLath1.1, whole genome shotgun sequence genome, one window contains:
- the LOC136232335 gene encoding peroxidase 42 codes for MGLTPTHFIFFAFLSISAVSLTPAFAENEEQDPGLLMNFYKDTCPQAEDIIKEQVRLLYKRHKNTAFSWLRNIFHDCAVQSCDASLLLDSTRRDLSEKETDRSFGLRNFRYLDEIKEAVERECPGVVSCADILVLSGRDGIVSLGGPYIPLKTGRRDGRRSRANILEEYLPDHNESLTVVLDRFAAMGIDTPGLVALLGSHSVGRTHCVKLVHRLYPEVDPQLNPDHVPHMLHKCPDPIPDPKAVQYVRNDRGTPMILDNNYYRNILDNKGLLLVDHQLATDKRTKPYVKKFAKSQDYFFKEFSRAITILSENNPLTGTKGEIRKQCSVANKLH; via the exons ATGGGTCTCACTCCCACACATTTCATCTTCTTCGCTTTCTTATCCATCTCAGCAGTATCACTAACCCCAGCTTTTGCAGAGAATGAAGAACAAGATCCAGGTCTCCTTATGAACTTCTACAAAGACACATGTCCTCAAGCTGAAGACATTATCAAAGAGCAAGTCAGACTTCTCTACAAGAGGCATAAAAACACTGCGTTCTCTTGGCTCCGAAACATCTTCCATGATTGCGCTGTTCAG TCATGTGATGCTTCGTTGCTTCTGGATTCAACGAGGAGGGACTTATCGGAGAAGGAGACGGATAGAAGCTTTGGATTGAGGAATTTTAGGTATCTTGATGAGATTAAAGAAGCTGTTGAAAGAGAGTGTCCGGGTGTTGTTTCTTGTGCTGATATTCTTGTTCTATCTGGTAGAGATGGCATTGTTTCT CTCGGAGGACCTTACATCCCTCTAAAAACTGGGAGAAGAGATGGACGGAGGAGCAGAGCAAATATCCTAGAGGAGTATCTTCCTGACCACAATGAAAGCCTCACTGTTGTTCTTGACAGGTTTGCGGCCATGGGGATTGACACCCCTGGTTTGGTTGCTTTGCTAG GTTCTCACAGTGTCGGAAGAACCCACTGTGTGAAACTGGTCCACCGTCTCTACCCAGAAGTTGACCCACAATTAAACCCAGACCATGTTCCCCACATGCTCCACAAGTGTCCAGACCCAATCCCGGACCCAAAAGCGGTCCAGTATGTGAGAAATGACCGCGGTACCCCTATGATTCTAGACAACAATTACTACAGAAACATCCTAGACAACAAAGGTTTATTACTTGTGGATCATCAACTAGCCACAGACAAGAGAACTAAGCCTTATGTGAAGAAATTTGCCAAGAGTCAAGATTACTTTTTTAAGGAATTTTCAAGGGCTATAACCATTCTTTCTGAGAACAATCCTTTGACTGGAACAAAGGGTGAGATTAGAAAGCAATGCAGTGTTGCTAACAAACTCCATTAG